Proteins encoded in a region of the Streptomyces sp. NBC_01460 genome:
- a CDS encoding ParA family protein, which produces MTVPYSPDDREKVVAKLPAALRQELKVRAAELGVDIKDAVTEGLQAWRADDAERVPVDTTGGSSFSTYLPTGLYGEFKDDCKQRGIPFNQGIAQAIRLWLDTHLSPRRTATRPNWARRLIFGNQKGGVGKTATSSGVAQALAEAGNRVLLIDFDPQGHLTKQLGYELFDIESPSLAKHMLGEAKGELRELLVPIEDGAFSGRLFMLPACKDAFLLDAKLATSRFVRIKETALEKALEPLEKEFDYIVVDCPPSLGYTMDTALYYCRTREGEVSGLSGIFIPVLAEDSSADAYDMLYDQIQDLCADMEVEISMLGFIVNMYDSRKGYIATSSLHSWKEIGDPPVVGVMPELKEQRESVRLKQPLLSYAPECEQSEVMRAIARKVMS; this is translated from the coding sequence ATGACCGTCCCATACTCCCCTGATGACAGGGAAAAGGTAGTCGCCAAGCTGCCAGCGGCCTTGCGGCAAGAACTCAAGGTCAGAGCTGCCGAGTTGGGCGTCGATATCAAGGACGCCGTGACCGAAGGCCTGCAGGCATGGCGTGCAGATGACGCTGAGCGGGTCCCCGTGGACACCACCGGCGGCAGTTCGTTCTCCACCTACCTCCCCACAGGGCTGTACGGGGAGTTCAAGGACGACTGCAAGCAACGTGGCATCCCCTTCAACCAGGGCATCGCCCAGGCAATCCGTCTGTGGCTCGACACCCACCTCTCCCCCAGGCGCACCGCGACCCGGCCCAACTGGGCCCGGCGGCTCATCTTCGGCAACCAGAAGGGCGGGGTCGGCAAGACCGCCACGTCCTCCGGTGTGGCGCAGGCTCTGGCCGAGGCAGGCAACCGCGTGCTGCTCATCGACTTCGACCCGCAGGGCCACCTCACCAAGCAGCTCGGATACGAGCTGTTCGACATCGAGTCCCCCAGCCTGGCCAAGCACATGCTCGGTGAGGCGAAGGGAGAGCTACGCGAGCTCCTTGTCCCGATAGAGGACGGTGCCTTCAGCGGGCGACTTTTCATGTTGCCGGCCTGCAAGGACGCGTTCCTGCTCGACGCCAAGCTCGCCACCAGCCGCTTCGTACGCATCAAGGAGACTGCGCTCGAGAAAGCGCTGGAGCCGCTGGAGAAGGAGTTCGACTACATCGTCGTCGACTGCCCACCCAGCCTCGGGTACACGATGGACACGGCGCTGTACTACTGCCGGACCCGCGAGGGCGAGGTGTCGGGTCTGTCCGGCATCTTCATCCCAGTGCTCGCGGAGGACTCGTCCGCCGACGCGTACGACATGCTCTACGACCAGATCCAGGATCTGTGCGCGGACATGGAGGTCGAGATCTCGATGCTCGGGTTCATCGTCAACATGTACGACAGCCGCAAGGGCTACATCGCCACGTCGTCGCTCCACAGCTGGAAGGAGATCGGCGACCCGCCGGTCGTCGGTGTCATGCCCGAGCTCAAGGAGCAGCGCGAGTCGGTGCGTCTCAAGCAGCCGCTGCTGTCCTACGCCCCGGAATGCGAGCAGTCCGAGGTCATGCGTGCCATCGCTCGGAAGGTCATGTCATGA
- a CDS encoding ParB/RepB/Spo0J family partition protein: MSVADRLGTGSSFGGVPRGRSARGRAKAIVQGDVPSYELRRLPLEDVAPTPLNPRRNFGSDEDLTRFGEELRVAQLAACVAVSRPAYLRLWPEHEAQIGDSAYVLVNGERRFRSAVHVALDALDFVVRDDLAVSREEFVDHLLKENLEREDFDVVERARGVLELVRVCSEESEKGARTRAAKRLGRDRSWITNQLALLELPSELQAMLSSGSLPERDGRLLARRLKENPGLDGAELLAHLKETREQEVRARQEEKLLLERAKQTAAAEPSASTSGPRQLEDHSPAPASVLSADNTPRGVEAAQQSSSRPPAPREPVPAKDHVLSADNKSVHEPRSSTTAVSAPPPVLSADNTADTPAADPEGTKAADVTDERSLLLVRQLGTSVEEQARTLASGLPPEQLTQLIEELHTYV; the protein is encoded by the coding sequence ATGAGTGTCGCCGACCGGCTCGGCACCGGCTCCTCCTTCGGGGGTGTACCCCGCGGCCGCAGCGCACGCGGCCGCGCGAAGGCCATAGTGCAGGGCGACGTCCCGTCGTACGAGTTGCGGCGTCTGCCGTTGGAGGATGTCGCACCGACGCCGCTCAACCCTCGTCGCAACTTCGGTTCCGACGAGGACCTCACCCGCTTCGGTGAGGAGCTGCGCGTCGCGCAGCTCGCCGCGTGCGTCGCTGTGTCCCGTCCCGCGTATCTGCGGCTCTGGCCGGAGCACGAGGCGCAGATCGGTGATTCCGCCTACGTACTGGTCAACGGCGAGCGGCGCTTTCGCAGCGCGGTCCATGTAGCCCTGGACGCTTTGGACTTCGTCGTACGTGACGACCTGGCCGTCTCTCGCGAGGAATTCGTCGACCACCTGCTCAAGGAGAACCTGGAGCGAGAGGACTTCGACGTCGTGGAGCGTGCGCGCGGCGTCCTCGAACTCGTGCGGGTGTGCAGCGAGGAGTCGGAGAAGGGTGCCCGCACACGAGCCGCCAAGCGGCTGGGGCGCGACCGCTCCTGGATCACCAACCAGCTCGCCCTCCTTGAACTCCCGTCTGAACTGCAGGCCATGCTCAGCTCCGGCTCGCTCCCCGAGCGTGATGGCCGTCTGCTCGCACGGCGGCTGAAGGAGAATCCGGGACTCGACGGGGCGGAGCTGCTCGCCCATCTCAAGGAGACCCGGGAGCAGGAGGTCCGCGCTCGCCAGGAGGAGAAGCTGCTCCTGGAGCGGGCCAAGCAGACAGCCGCTGCGGAGCCCTCGGCATCAACGAGCGGCCCGCGGCAACTTGAGGACCACTCCCCTGCCCCGGCTTCTGTGTTGTCCGCGGACAACACACCGCGTGGGGTGGAGGCCGCGCAGCAGTCGTCGTCGCGACCCCCGGCCCCCAGGGAACCTGTTCCCGCGAAGGACCACGTGTTGTCCGCGGACAACAAGAGTGTCCACGAGCCGCGCTCGTCGACCACGGCTGTGTCCGCTCCCCCTCCTGTGTTGTCCGCGGACAACACAGCGGACACTCCGGCTGCGGACCCTGAAGGGACGAAGGCTGCCGACGTCACGGACGAGCGCAGCCTCCTCCTGGTCCGACAGCTCGGCACGTCCGTCGAGGAGCAGGCGCGCACGCTCGCCTCGGGGCTTCCCCCGGAGCAGCTGACTCAGCTGATCGAGGAGCTCCACACCTACGTGTGA